One part of the Mesomycoplasma conjunctivae genome encodes these proteins:
- a CDS encoding P97 family adhesin, producing MKGNQTDFSVKKYNRKFVVGTSTAAISISTFALVVGLSTLAKYEGEDPQKEVKVVASEVANVTFDSNSFSIDSNYDNLKAKLFDQSNKLKEGVNLNELIKFYSKSQNEELSLINYDTNDLSKPHFVIKDLSANDSEKNFELKYTVEQKLDNGKTASSDIYKKTISVADFSQIYFNDFSAKVFTSLSSLNPNGISQFDKTKTGNKFPALLRAQDFYVDINDNSKDASQALAQVKKYFTNFDTIFSSLKEDSLNKLGDGTTIYDFELYKNPATSQYVDLINGEPTIYVKIQYSDAAKSKLSNIDTSKFKIEAIKLTKNQNNNQVYFAADQTFQQINLANLVSQNFKSAETTQKAQTDDIAQLSAYDFLNKVNIIASTKDSQNPLKIKDYLNSLLAKKLAFDYGETLTPFVKAGMEIKGLDYSFDGSQAKVVVKDGQHVVEIPATISATGEFYGDQFNKNKIVKSKQVTFNISGFKAEKLQKTATKAEPVIADLTKQYYYNLDPLPFFASQANLLQEKELFGIFKDSPNKRLTVEEFDKLLKEKNYTKLKDIISDPVLYAYNFDNTDYKVGAWTGDVDFPSAQDFQDDFTVDTSSYARQYGVASLNSGKFFRNPSAVAAFYAHLVKQGKKAVVSKLLEIVKALKLVDKFEKIDLSDPNKILENAKKIKLTKDGIYEISFNSQYLNILNQGYFSTLFLPNSFNSTDLDFASKIDLKTLDKTLTGKDIQGKYFNKFVDDDGGLTVSDNSKKDKNRFKLVTQKSTIEVDKQGKEIFGDIESTQENIKISEKFKKLETFEDVILAFYYKAQQLQYFQAFGKIDSKLSSEIIFEEDQDFNSEEYLKDKPEIKILDDTGKEQKSKAKKLNYYYRIGYKNADNLIEKAEFTTPKQSIILHLVDGQANPDQVIIDQLDQAIISIPSEFRNVTLSEEDYDGLEKKLDPSFDKNKPLDPKDFGKYTDVEKLSALGARGKDLIEFFKTKYPQFQVLVFQLVEPDRFNFNKKSLTIFLAAPKPKPTPAPSPSTSGSTPAAPAATAQQAVATQPSTTASTTADLIFSSLSFKILISKEGSKKA from the coding sequence ATGAAAGGCAATCAAACTGATTTTTCTGTGAAAAAATATAATAGAAAATTCGTTGTTGGTACAAGCACAGCTGCAATAAGTATTTCTACTTTCGCTTTAGTAGTTGGTTTATCAACATTGGCTAAATATGAGGGCGAAGACCCACAAAAAGAAGTAAAAGTAGTTGCTTCAGAAGTCGCAAATGTTACTTTTGATTCAAATAGTTTTTCAATTGATTCTAATTATGACAATTTAAAAGCTAAATTATTCGATCAATCAAACAAATTAAAAGAAGGTGTTAATTTAAACGAACTAATTAAGTTTTACTCTAAATCACAAAATGAAGAATTAAGTCTAATCAATTATGACACAAATGATTTAAGCAAACCTCATTTTGTAATTAAAGATTTATCCGCAAATGATAGTGAGAAAAACTTTGAACTAAAATACACTGTTGAGCAAAAATTAGACAATGGAAAGACAGCAAGCTCTGATATTTATAAAAAAACAATTTCTGTTGCTGATTTTTCACAAATATATTTTAATGATTTTTCAGCAAAAGTTTTTACTAGTTTATCAAGTTTAAATCCAAATGGCATTTCTCAATTTGACAAAACAAAAACAGGGAATAAGTTTCCAGCTCTGCTTCGGGCACAAGATTTTTATGTTGACATAAATGACAATAGCAAAGATGCTAGCCAAGCACTTGCACAAGTTAAAAAATATTTTACTAATTTTGATACTATTTTTTCTAGTTTGAAAGAGGATTCACTTAACAAACTAGGTGATGGAACAACCATTTATGATTTTGAGCTATATAAAAATCCAGCTACAAGTCAATATGTAGATTTGATTAATGGTGAGCCTACTATTTATGTAAAAATTCAATATAGTGATGCTGCTAAATCCAAATTAAGCAATATTGATACATCAAAATTTAAAATTGAAGCTATTAAATTAACTAAAAATCAAAACAATAATCAAGTTTATTTTGCTGCAGATCAAACATTTCAACAAATCAATTTGGCAAATTTGGTGAGCCAAAATTTTAAATCTGCTGAAACAACACAGAAAGCACAAACAGATGATATTGCGCAGTTATCAGCTTATGATTTTTTAAACAAAGTTAATATTATTGCATCAACTAAAGATTCTCAAAATCCTCTTAAAATCAAAGATTATTTAAATTCCTTGTTAGCAAAAAAACTAGCTTTTGATTATGGAGAAACACTTACTCCTTTTGTAAAAGCTGGTATGGAAATTAAAGGTCTAGATTACAGTTTTGATGGCAGTCAAGCAAAAGTTGTTGTCAAAGATGGCCAACATGTAGTTGAAATTCCAGCAACTATAAGTGCAACAGGAGAATTTTATGGTGATCAATTTAACAAAAATAAAATAGTAAAATCAAAACAAGTAACTTTTAATATCAGCGGCTTTAAAGCAGAAAAACTTCAAAAAACTGCCACAAAGGCAGAGCCAGTAATTGCTGATTTAACAAAACAGTATTACTATAATTTAGATCCACTTCCATTTTTTGCTTCTCAAGCAAATCTTTTACAAGAAAAAGAACTTTTTGGAATTTTTAAAGACTCACCAAACAAACGACTTACAGTTGAAGAATTTGATAAACTATTAAAAGAGAAAAATTATACTAAATTAAAAGATATAATCTCAGATCCAGTTCTTTATGCTTACAATTTCGATAACACTGATTATAAAGTAGGTGCTTGAACAGGGGATGTTGATTTTCCAAGTGCTCAAGATTTTCAAGATGATTTTACAGTCGATACAAGCTCATATGCTCGTCAATATGGAGTTGCATCACTAAATAGTGGTAAGTTTTTCCGCAACCCTTCTGCTGTTGCAGCATTTTATGCACATCTTGTAAAACAAGGTAAAAAAGCAGTTGTTAGCAAATTATTAGAAATTGTTAAAGCTTTAAAATTAGTAGATAAATTTGAAAAAATTGATTTATCCGATCCAAATAAAATTCTAGAAAATGCCAAAAAAATTAAGCTCACAAAAGATGGTATTTATGAAATATCTTTTAATAGTCAATACTTAAATATCTTGAATCAAGGTTATTTTTCAACACTATTTTTACCAAATAGTTTTAATTCAACAGACTTAGATTTTGCATCCAAAATTGATTTAAAAACTTTAGATAAAACTTTAACAGGCAAGGATATTCAAGGTAAATACTTTAATAAATTTGTTGACGATGATGGTGGCCTAACTGTTAGTGATAATAGTAAAAAAGATAAAAATAGGTTTAAATTAGTAACTCAAAAATCTACTATAGAGGTAGATAAACAAGGTAAAGAAATTTTTGGTGATATTGAAAGTACACAAGAAAATATTAAAATTTCTGAAAAATTTAAGAAGTTAGAAACCTTTGAAGATGTCATTTTAGCTTTTTACTACAAAGCACAACAATTGCAATATTTCCAAGCATTTGGCAAAATCGATAGTAAATTAAGCTCAGAAATTATTTTTGAAGAAGACCAAGACTTCAATTCTGAAGAATATTTAAAAGATAAACCAGAAATTAAAATATTAGATGATACAGGTAAAGAGCAAAAATCAAAAGCTAAAAAGCTTAATTACTACTATCGAATTGGTTACAAAAATGCTGACAATCTCATTGAAAAAGCAGAATTTACTACTCCAAAACAAAGTATAATTCTTCATTTAGTTGATGGACAAGCTAACCCAGATCAAGTAATTATTGATCAACTTGACCAGGCAATTATTAGTATTCCTAGCGAATTTAGAAATGTAACATTGTCTGAAGAAGATTATGATGGATTAGAGAAAAAATTAGATCCAAGTTTTGATAAGAACAAACCTCTAGATCCAAAAGACTTTGGAAAATATACCGATGTTGAAAAATTAAGTGCACTTGGAGCTCGTGGTAAAGATTTAATTGAATTTTTCAAAACTAAGTATCCACAATTTCAAGTTTTAGTTTTCCAATTGGTTGAACCTGATAGATTTAACTTTAATAAAAAATCATTAACTATTTTTCTAGCCGCTCCAAAACCTAAGCCAACTCCAGCACCTAGTCCAAGTACAAGTGGTTCAACACCAGCTGCGCCTGCTGCTACTGCTCAACAAGCTGTTGCAACTCAACCATCAACTACAGCAAGCACCACAGCTGATCTTATTTTTTCAAGCTTGTCTTTTAAAATTTTAATAAGCAAAGAGGGGAGTAAAAAAGCCTAA
- a CDS encoding MsnO8 family LLM class oxidoreductase, protein MKLSILDYGIVDKNLDYTSTINHSYEYAKLAENLNYHSIWLTQHHSVLSLSISQPVIIALHILAKTSKLKVGIAGFLLLHYPPLLIAETISTILHLYKNRSFFAFGANPGTPQLLNELNIKNISKSRFYAKSKTIVNYLNNNIYNNINLIPQNNNKVSLFILVTSIKSAIWAAKHKFGIIFGYFLNPDLENCKKVFAAYRKHFYKYHKQEGKIIFAIFVVKINNQKKIKEFLDAATTYLLGRNNFNEFSYFPEYQDVKYLKYSDEEINLKKLSSKKFIIGNEKAISKQLDFFSEQLQLNHIMIVPFATSHQQRLQTIKTVAKIYKNKD, encoded by the coding sequence ATGAAATTATCAATTTTAGATTACGGAATAGTAGACAAAAATTTAGATTATACTTCAACTATTAATCATAGTTATGAGTATGCTAAATTAGCTGAAAATTTAAATTATCATTCAATTTGATTAACACAACACCATAGTGTACTTTCACTTTCAATTAGTCAACCTGTAATAATAGCTTTGCATATTTTAGCTAAGACATCAAAATTAAAAGTGGGAATTGCTGGTTTTTTGTTGTTGCACTATCCACCCTTGTTAATTGCTGAGACTATTTCTACTATTTTGCATTTATATAAAAATCGTTCTTTTTTTGCTTTTGGCGCAAATCCAGGAACTCCTCAACTCTTAAACGAGCTAAATATTAAAAATATTTCTAAATCAAGATTTTATGCGAAAAGTAAAACGATTGTTAATTATTTAAACAATAATATTTACAATAATATTAATTTAATTCCTCAAAACAACAATAAAGTGAGCTTATTTATTTTAGTAACATCAATAAAATCAGCAATTTGGGCTGCCAAACATAAATTTGGAATTATTTTTGGTTATTTTTTAAATCCTGATTTGGAAAATTGTAAAAAAGTATTTGCAGCATATCGCAAACACTTTTATAAATATCATAAGCAAGAGGGTAAAATTATTTTTGCTATTTTTGTGGTCAAAATCAATAATCAAAAAAAAATTAAAGAATTTTTAGATGCAGCTACTACATATTTGTTGGGTAGAAATAACTTTAATGAGTTTAGCTATTTTCCTGAATATCAAGATGTAAAATATTTAAAATATAGTGATGAAGAAATAAATTTAAAGAAATTATCTAGTAAAAAATTTATAATTGGTAATGAAAAAGCAATTTCAAAACAATTAGATTTTTTTAGCGAGCAACTACAACTAAATCATATTATGATTGTTCCTTTTGCCACCAGTCATCAACAACGTTTACAAACAATAAAAACAGTTGCTAAAATCTATAAAAATAAAGACTAA
- a CDS encoding SIR2 family NAD-dependent protein deacylase — translation MNSKNLKITNLDQDSQEILALINQAEAIVVGIGSGLTAADGIGYAGFRFEEHFGDFIEKYRFLDMLQASLFDFPNWQTYWAFHSRFIKLNYFDLPKSASFLKLKEILANKNYFIITTNSDSSLEVNDFDQSKIFYIQGKYNLLQCSKMCQNILYKNDKLINQMVKTQQNMQINATLLPKCPNCDAFLEVNKRIAYKGMVEDATFLAQQKAYDDFLKENQDKKVLFWEIGVGYTTPQLIKWAFWKMCLANRKSTYLVFNAKNYHISSELKKQTKIYHYDIAKLIDKVWQQGAKNDFNRTN, via the coding sequence ATGAATTCCAAAAACTTGAAGATTACTAATTTAGATCAAGATTCACAAGAAATTTTAGCTTTAATTAATCAAGCAGAAGCAATTGTTGTTGGTATTGGCTCTGGCTTGACCGCCGCAGATGGTATTGGTTATGCTGGCTTTCGTTTTGAAGAACATTTTGGTGATTTTATTGAAAAATATCGATTTTTAGATATGCTACAAGCTTCGCTTTTTGATTTTCCTAATTGACAAACATATTGAGCTTTTCATAGCAGATTTATTAAATTAAACTATTTTGATTTGCCAAAAAGCGCTTCATTTTTAAAGTTAAAAGAGATTTTGGCTAATAAAAATTATTTCATTATCACTACTAATTCAGATAGCAGTTTAGAAGTCAATGATTTTGATCAAAGCAAGATTTTTTATATTCAAGGTAAATATAATTTATTGCAATGTAGCAAGATGTGCCAAAACATCTTATATAAAAATGATAAACTTATAAATCAAATGGTCAAAACACAGCAAAATATGCAAATTAATGCCACTTTGTTACCAAAATGCCCCAATTGCGATGCCTTTTTAGAAGTTAATAAAAGAATTGCTTATAAAGGAATGGTAGAAGATGCTACCTTTTTAGCTCAACAAAAAGCTTATGATGATTTTTTAAAGGAAAATCAAGACAAAAAAGTGCTTTTTTGAGAAATTGGTGTCGGTTATACTACACCACAATTAATCAAGTGAGCTTTTTGAAAAATGTGTCTTGCTAATCGCAAATCTACTTATTTAGTCTTTAATGCTAAAAATTATCATATTTCAAGTGAGCTAAAAAAACAAACCAAAATTTATCACTATGATATTGCCAAATTAATTGATAAAGTTTGGCAACAAGGAGCAAAAAATGATTTTAATAGAACCAATTAG
- the xerA gene encoding site-specific tyrosine recombinase/integron integrase — MNDKYIKNILQKMQHCLNNKQMNELKNVLKQELILAQNNSNNNDDVSNEKIVELFIGSKTLEGCSDKTIKYYISTIDSMVKSINKQINEIETNDLRNYLSNYQYKNNSSKVTIDNIRRILSSFFSWLEDENYIVKSPVRRIKKVKAPITVKETYSDEELEIMRDNVNNYRDLALIDILASTGMRVGELVKLNIEDVDFNERECIVVGKGNKQRIVYFDARTKIHLKKYLDSRVDKNKSLFVSLKLPYGRISINGIESRLRKIGKDLNIKKVHPHKFRRTLATIAIDKGMPIEQVQRLLGHEKVDTTLKYAMVKQSNVKKAHQKYIG, encoded by the coding sequence ATGAATGATAAATATATTAAAAATATTTTGCAGAAAATGCAACACTGCTTAAATAACAAGCAAATGAATGAACTTAAAAACGTTCTAAAACAGGAATTAATATTAGCGCAAAATAATTCAAATAACAACGATGATGTATCTAATGAAAAAATAGTTGAATTATTTATAGGTTCAAAAACATTAGAAGGTTGTTCCGACAAAACAATAAAATACTATATTTCTACTATTGATTCAATGGTTAAATCAATAAATAAACAAATTAATGAGATTGAGACAAATGATTTGAGAAATTATTTGTCAAATTATCAATACAAAAATAATTCAAGTAAGGTAACAATAGATAATATAAGGAGAATATTATCAAGTTTCTTTTCCTGACTAGAGGATGAAAACTACATCGTAAAAAGTCCAGTTAGAAGAATTAAAAAAGTTAAAGCACCAATAACCGTTAAGGAAACATATTCAGATGAAGAACTTGAAATAATGAGAGATAATGTCAATAATTACCGAGATTTAGCATTGATTGACATTTTAGCTTCCACAGGAATGAGGGTTGGGGAGTTAGTAAAACTAAATATTGAAGATGTAGATTTTAATGAACGGGAGTGTATAGTAGTAGGAAAAGGAAATAAGCAACGAATTGTATATTTTGATGCTAGAACAAAAATTCATTTAAAAAAATATTTAGATTCAAGAGTGGATAAAAACAAATCCTTGTTTGTTTCATTAAAACTGCCATATGGTAGAATTAGTATAAATGGAATAGAATCAAGACTCAGAAAAATTGGTAAAGATCTTAATATTAAAAAAGTTCATCCTCACAAATTCAGACGAACATTGGCAACAATTGCAATAGATAAAGGAATGCCAATTGAACAAGTTCAAAGGCTATTGGGTCATGAAAAAGTCGATACGACACTAAAATATGCAATGGTAAAGCAAAGTAATGTGAAAAAAGCACATCAAAAATATATAGGGTAG
- a CDS encoding P110/LppT family adhesin N-terminal domain, which produces MKFNLKSTKTLVGLTALSTALLTMIVAIPVGRSYYQKSYDSKFNSNLDPQKATELANNLKISYDKFKQEIDELKFKDNFHLLSAETALSLHNDKLQDFSLLSAFDFSSLTSKGFSLTIDTSQANSSTNAIENVIIHAYNKQEKLDYSYKTNLKNFAANSSQSATTFDISSNSTIKAEIKGFVLPSDYQELLKAKFTENYLKLKNVSLAFNKTLFQLNAQFNLLDQVGLPTILNPGFQLVPVTQNVVATKGQTTTQQTPQIKFVKSDDETGELILEFQLVDGQQKVVKTLNLKVENLTNKQTIEDNIAKQFNSLFQDNFRIKQELLEALKQDKTTFIDYIAASQSSKDSELKAKFPNVTQKVTTPMNSSKTEQYFEKPLIDDRALSVTINNQEFKIKDVTFDRSIKNDVAQLKAQGAIRLNFNLKTDTGKAKKTDYSIDVKIANNTYEEQLFSALGKQKTNFSLPQDKNQALVFQSSVKKALQNLIDSLKLTTLSAEQISSLIKDSYLLNNGSQITSQESQTLIEKSKKLTNINLEKLTTIFPDNSISRQIVNLLIKANTAKLFADEQISLKLEVVDYSFNAPAIQISAHKDGKMVASAHLIINNVAPDNLAYNVAQQYNVDFFLDGRSGIVDKTKNSNANIDIRGVNRGDLEFNIDGAQVTKRGLVLSKKNWSWSI; this is translated from the coding sequence ATGAAATTTAATTTAAAAAGTACAAAAACTTTAGTTGGTTTAACAGCGCTTTCTACCGCTCTTTTAACAATGATTGTTGCAATTCCAGTTGGTCGTAGCTACTATCAAAAATCATATGATAGTAAATTTAATAGCAATCTTGATCCCCAAAAAGCCACTGAATTGGCTAACAATTTAAAAATTAGCTATGATAAATTTAAACAAGAAATTGATGAGCTAAAATTTAAAGATAATTTTCATCTTTTATCTGCTGAGACTGCACTTAGTCTTCACAATGATAAATTACAAGATTTTTCACTGCTTTCAGCTTTTGATTTTTCATCACTAACTAGCAAAGGTTTTAGTCTCACAATTGATACATCACAAGCTAATTCGTCAACAAATGCAATTGAAAATGTCATTATTCATGCTTATAATAAGCAAGAAAAACTTGATTATAGTTATAAAACTAACTTAAAAAATTTTGCAGCTAATAGTAGTCAAAGTGCAACAACTTTTGATATTAGTAGCAATTCAACTATCAAAGCTGAAATTAAAGGTTTTGTCTTACCTAGTGACTACCAAGAATTATTAAAAGCAAAATTTACTGAAAATTATTTAAAGCTCAAAAATGTTAGTTTAGCATTTAATAAAACACTTTTTCAGCTTAATGCACAGTTTAATTTACTAGATCAAGTTGGTTTACCAACAATTTTAAATCCAGGTTTCCAATTAGTGCCAGTTACTCAAAATGTTGTGGCAACTAAAGGACAAACTACAACTCAACAAACACCTCAAATTAAATTTGTAAAATCTGATGATGAAACAGGTGAGTTAATTCTTGAATTCCAACTTGTGGATGGTCAACAAAAAGTTGTAAAAACCTTGAATTTAAAAGTTGAAAATTTAACTAATAAGCAAACAATTGAAGACAATATTGCCAAACAGTTTAATAGTCTATTTCAAGATAACTTTAGAATTAAGCAAGAACTTCTAGAAGCACTTAAACAAGATAAAACAACTTTTATTGATTATATAGCAGCTAGTCAAAGTAGTAAAGATTCAGAATTGAAAGCTAAATTCCCAAATGTTACTCAAAAAGTTACGACACCAATGAATTCAAGTAAAACTGAACAATATTTTGAAAAACCTTTAATTGATGATCGAGCTTTATCAGTTACTATAAATAATCAAGAATTTAAAATTAAAGATGTTACTTTTGATCGAAGTATTAAAAACGATGTAGCACAACTAAAAGCTCAAGGTGCTATTAGACTTAACTTTAATTTAAAAACTGATACTGGAAAAGCTAAAAAAACCGATTATAGTATAGATGTCAAAATTGCAAACAACACTTATGAAGAGCAATTGTTTAGTGCTCTTGGTAAACAAAAGACTAACTTTAGTTTACCGCAAGACAAAAATCAAGCTTTAGTTTTCCAATCAAGTGTTAAAAAAGCGCTTCAAAATCTCATTGATAGTTTGAAATTGACAACTTTAAGCGCAGAGCAAATTAGCTCACTAATCAAAGATAGTTATTTATTAAATAATGGAAGTCAAATTACTTCTCAAGAGAGTCAAACATTAATTGAAAAATCTAAAAAACTAACAAATATTAATCTTGAAAAATTAACTACAATTTTTCCAGACAACTCAATTTCTCGACAAATAGTTAATTTGTTGATAAAAGCAAATACTGCTAAATTGTTTGCAGATGAGCAAATTAGTTTAAAACTAGAAGTAGTAGATTATTCATTTAATGCGCCAGCTATTCAAATAAGTGCACACAAAGATGGCAAAATGGTTGCAAGTGCTCATTTAATTATTAATAATGTGGCTCCTGATAATCTAGCATACAATGTTGCTCAGCAATACAATGTTGACTTTTTCCTAGATGGTAGAAGTGGAATTGTTGATAAAACTAAGAACAGTAATGCCAACATTGATATTCGTGGAGTTAACCGTGGTGATCTTGAATTTAATATTGATGGTGCACAAGTAACAAAACGTGGTTTAGTACTTTCTAAAAAAAATTGATCTTGATCAATTTAG
- a CDS encoding glycine cleavage system protein H, with protein MMKKFANYLIIEKNENIYTIFMSAELQDDVGTIGYLHYNDVNKLQKNDEILKLEASKTLLSIKSPLAGKVLEFNQEAISNPKLLNSASAQDNWIIKLIEVDENEFQKLEDY; from the coding sequence ATGATGAAAAAATTTGCTAACTATCTTATTATTGAAAAAAATGAAAACATTTATACCATTTTTATGAGCGCTGAACTTCAAGATGATGTTGGTACCATTGGTTATCTACACTATAATGATGTCAACAAGTTGCAAAAAAATGATGAAATTTTAAAACTTGAAGCTTCTAAAACACTCTTGTCAATTAAATCGCCACTTGCTGGCAAAGTTTTAGAATTTAATCAAGAGGCAATTTCTAATCCAAAACTTTTAAATTCAGCAAGTGCACAAGACAACTGAATTATTAAATTAATAGAAGTAGATGAAAATGAATTCCAAAAACTTGAAGATTACTAA
- a CDS encoding Mbov_0401 family ICE element transposase-like protein translates to FFTELKNVRLKGAHLKRLFFILKDKLVSNIQIAKEEFNQRLKDNIIKLDNDFFQSTNFRSKGFYIIKLKLSTGMIKVKVRRYIDENNKTFRPFNKFIDKGKKGQTITSELKDEVIKMVIAKISYKEIAKQLGISMGSITNIVNEANFVSYDLEDPQGYSTYIEADDAYVYFSGKNRGKYRLRMAVVHSGKREGKIQDKTLILGITNKTGQNNNQVDAKHIEEIRNTLKLYKSTNTFLISDGAPSLINIAKELNINHYLDTYHLLSKLNQEIRPKSKWLKEYKKMFNSNFKQDIRKLIIKGEVDEACSLIMKVIKEQDIYLISFEEVKGLIRIKNFFKKHFESIKNINNDSYIGSRTENFVANYVKFPISKKRALYSLKSYISLLKDRAQKMMISLKLILDVC, encoded by the coding sequence TTTTTTACAGAACTAAAAAATGTTAGATTAAAGGGCGCCCATTTAAAGCGTCTTTTTTTCATATTAAAGGATAAATTAGTGTCAAATATTCAAATTGCCAAAGAAGAATTTAACCAAAGATTAAAAGATAATATTATTAAACTAGATAATGATTTTTTCCAATCAACTAATTTTAGGTCTAAAGGTTTTTATATAATAAAACTAAAGTTGAGTACTGGGATGATAAAAGTTAAAGTGCGCAGATATATAGATGAAAACAACAAAACTTTTCGACCTTTTAACAAATTTATTGACAAAGGTAAAAAAGGTCAAACAATTACTAGTGAACTCAAAGATGAGGTTATTAAAATGGTAATTGCTAAAATTTCTTATAAGGAAATAGCAAAACAACTTGGTATTTCAATGGGAAGTATTACCAATATTGTTAATGAGGCCAACTTTGTTTCTTATGATTTAGAAGATCCCCAAGGGTATAGTACCTACATAGAAGCTGATGATGCTTATGTTTATTTTTCAGGTAAAAATAGAGGTAAATATCGACTACGTATGGCAGTAGTGCACTCGGGCAAACGTGAGGGTAAAATTCAAGATAAAACTTTAATTTTAGGTATTACTAATAAGACAGGACAAAACAATAATCAAGTTGACGCAAAACATATTGAAGAGATCAGAAACACTTTAAAGTTATATAAATCAACTAATACGTTCTTAATAAGTGATGGTGCCCCTTCATTAATTAATATTGCCAAAGAACTAAATATTAACCATTATTTAGACACCTACCACTTATTAAGCAAGCTTAATCAAGAAATTAGACCAAAAAGTAAGTGGTTAAAAGAGTATAAAAAAATGTTCAATTCTAATTTTAAGCAGGATATAAGAAAATTGATTATTAAAGGTGAGGTCGATGAAGCTTGCTCACTAATAATGAAAGTAATAAAAGAGCAAGATATCTATTTAATCAGCTTTGAGGAAGTTAAAGGATTGATAAGAATTAAAAACTTTTTCAAAAAACATTTTGAATCTATCAAAAATATAAACAATGATAGTTATATAGGTTCAAGAACCGAAAACTTTGTAGCCAACTATGTTAAATTTCCAATCAGCAAAAAACGAGCCCTATATAGTTTAAAATCTTATATTAGTTTACTAAAAGATAGAGCACAAAAAATGATGATTAGCTTAAAGCTAATATTAGACGTTTGTTAA
- a CDS encoding lipoate--protein ligase — translation MILIEPIRNGKWIKDGAYLLAIQYWAVENLDPDEIIIFPYICDPHVQIGYFQNPEVEINFDLLTKRNFPVVRRDTGGGAIYIDDLSANFSFSIPYNKYPQMLGNYSQFYAPIITILKNLGAKDVVFSGKNDLTINNKKISGAAMSLVKNRIYAGFSLLYDIDFETIEALLVPNRKKIEAKGIKSIAQRVEPLKNHLESKYQNLDSFGFKDLILQQYLVTQQLSQFQKFVLSDQAWAEIDELVAKKYKNWDWTYGLSPGYSYNRDARLEIGTINFSLEIEGFKIKKAKVSGDFFAKTSLSVLEEALINCRLDYQDLYQALSKINFDEIFFKPIEISKIIETILS, via the coding sequence ATGATTTTAATAGAACCAATTAGAAACGGAAAATGAATAAAAGATGGTGCATATCTTCTTGCTATACAATATTGAGCAGTTGAAAATTTAGATCCTGATGAAATTATTATTTTTCCTTATATTTGTGATCCGCATGTGCAAATAGGCTATTTTCAAAATCCAGAAGTAGAAATTAATTTTGATTTATTAACAAAAAGAAATTTTCCTGTCGTTCGTCGTGATACAGGTGGTGGGGCTATCTATATTGATGATTTATCTGCTAATTTTTCTTTTTCGATTCCTTATAACAAATATCCACAAATGCTTGGAAATTATAGCCAATTTTATGCTCCGATCATCACAATTTTAAAAAATTTAGGAGCAAAAGATGTTGTTTTTAGTGGCAAAAATGATTTAACTATTAATAATAAAAAAATATCTGGAGCGGCGATGTCATTAGTTAAAAATCGCATTTATGCTGGTTTTTCTTTACTATATGATATTGATTTTGAAACTATTGAAGCTTTGTTGGTACCAAATCGCAAAAAAATAGAAGCCAAAGGTATCAAATCAATAGCTCAAAGAGTTGAACCACTGAAAAATCATCTTGAGAGCAAATATCAAAATCTTGATAGCTTTGGTTTTAAAGATTTGATTTTGCAACAATATTTAGTAACCCAGCAACTAAGTCAATTTCAAAAATTTGTTCTTAGCGATCAAGCATGAGCAGAAATTGATGAATTAGTAGCTAAAAAATATAAAAACTGAGATTGAACTTATGGTTTGAGTCCTGGATATTCATACAATCGTGATGCTCGCTTGGAAATTGGTACAATTAACTTTTCTTTAGAAATAGAAGGTTTTAAAATCAAAAAAGCTAAAGTTAGTGGTGATTTTTTTGCTAAAACTTCACTTTCAGTCCTCGAAGAGGCTTTAATAAATTGTAGACTTGATTATCAAGATTTATATCAAGCGCTTTCCAAAATTAATTTTGATGAAATTTTTTTCAAACCTATCGAAATTTCCAAAATAATTGAGACGATTTTGTCATAA